A window of Microcoleus sp. FACHB-831 contains these coding sequences:
- a CDS encoding S8 family serine peptidase, with protein MPSTSNLQERLSSNGSSFQELTPPTLGTSAIAPGLSVPTYNSSSTAPSVSASTPPSSAVKGYDFNSDGKSDILWRNYATGQNVVWQMNGTTFTNGLFLTSNNDLNWKLEGTGDFTGDGKNDDLLWRNYATGQNVVWEMNGTTFANGIFLTSNNDLNWQISGTGDFNGDRKSDIVWRNYATGQNVVWEMNGTTFANGIFLTSNNDLNWQISGTGDFNGDGKSDLVWRNYATGQNAVWEMNGTTFANSLLLTSNNDLNWEIGLNDAVLEKAPNTVAYARDITVSSSITTYKDSVGSSDRNDYYKFTFGTKSDFNLAVNGLGANADVQLLNSSGAVIYSSVNSDTAAEGINTNLNADTYYIRVYSATNANTSYNLSVTTVFTAPSFSSVSAIDASGDNTNNTVFQNGAINFSYNLTNPAFLSNVRLLVTSNGNVVSTLGTWTGDSLSNQLINLANFSSLTGGDYQLLAVARTTNDQDIFSSSQAMKVLGWNQTNGTFAADTLNYSAGLGTGAVITGRGGTDTVDLFNVSRANVTSINGISLSAFNPLYGSTNNQAIFGGTAFDYLTLADGRELYFQGIENLKFSDGSRLELQVRTNDTYFGEQWNLHVSDVDSAWRFTQGSKNVLLVSLDTGILTQAGGSGGITDISTSRLITDPSDDDNYNDHGHGHLSTSIMSSTANNNSGIAGINWNSNVYINDVYNGVSLQQGIKDAISYARANNQRVVFQGGIQGEGWLNYGGTQAELEQLIKNNSDIAFFAVAAGNGGPGGNLDDPDYLTSVSGVAKLETTHSNVVSVGALLPAKDNGGYYDYSPNYVNNLKNPQGVALAPYSNRGSNLTLVAATNSPAMNKLGQMEIFGGTSSANPNMAGIASLVWSVNSNLDGGQVRQILVDTAMDLGTTGRDNTYGYGLVNADAAVRRSWALASNYNLANLYSSVSWLV; from the coding sequence ATGCCTAGCACATCAAATTTGCAAGAACGCCTCAGCTCCAACGGGTCTAGCTTTCAAGAGCTGACTCCACCAACATTGGGAACATCAGCGATCGCGCCCGGACTCAGCGTTCCTACCTACAATTCCAGCAGTACTGCGCCCTCCGTCTCGGCATCAACCCCTCCAAGCAGTGCTGTGAAAGGCTACGACTTCAACAGCGATGGCAAAAGCGACATACTCTGGCGCAACTATGCGACAGGGCAAAATGTCGTGTGGCAGATGAACGGCACAACCTTCACTAACGGTTTGTTCCTCACCTCAAACAATGACCTCAACTGGAAATTAGAAGGGACAGGTGACTTTACGGGCGATGGCAAAAACGACGACCTGCTCTGGCGCAACTATGCGACGGGACAAAATGTCGTGTGGGAGATGAACGGCACAACCTTCGCTAACGGTATATTCCTCACCTCAAACAACGACCTCAACTGGCAAATATCGGGAACGGGCGACTTCAACGGCGATCGCAAAAGCGATATAGTTTGGCGCAACTATGCGACAGGGCAAAATGTCGTGTGGGAGATGAACGGCACAACCTTCGCTAACGGTATATTCCTCACCTCAAACAACGACCTCAACTGGCAAATATCGGGAACGGGCGACTTCAACGGTGATGGCAAAAGCGATTTAGTCTGGCGCAACTATGCGACGGGGCAAAATGCCGTGTGGGAGATGAATGGCACAACCTTCGCTAATAGTTTGTTACTCACCTCGAACAACGACCTCAACTGGGAGATTGGGCTAAATGATGCGGTTCTAGAGAAGGCCCCCAACACAGTAGCTTATGCCCGCGACATAACAGTAAGTTCTAGCATCACCACATATAAAGATTCGGTAGGCAGCTCTGACAGGAATGACTACTATAAATTCACTTTCGGCACGAAAAGCGACTTCAATTTAGCTGTCAACGGCTTGGGTGCAAATGCTGACGTGCAACTCCTCAACAGCAGCGGAGCAGTTATCTATAGTTCGGTAAATTCCGACACAGCAGCAGAGGGGATTAATACTAACCTTAATGCAGACACTTATTACATTCGCGTCTACTCCGCTACAAACGCGAATACTAGCTACAATCTGAGCGTAACTACTGTATTTACAGCTCCCAGTTTCAGCAGCGTTAGTGCCATAGATGCTTCTGGTGACAACACTAACAATACCGTTTTTCAGAATGGGGCTATAAATTTTAGCTATAACTTGACAAACCCGGCATTTTTGTCAAATGTTCGGTTGTTAGTAACGAGCAATGGCAACGTTGTATCTACTCTAGGAACTTGGACTGGAGATAGTTTATCCAATCAGTTAATAAACCTGGCTAACTTTTCCAGCTTGACTGGGGGTGATTATCAACTCCTCGCGGTTGCGCGCACTACCAACGATCAAGACATTTTCTCCTCTTCCCAGGCTATGAAAGTTTTGGGTTGGAATCAAACTAATGGCACTTTTGCTGCTGACACCCTCAATTACTCAGCTGGTCTAGGAACTGGTGCTGTCATTACAGGTCGCGGCGGTACGGACACGGTAGATCTTTTTAATGTCTCCCGCGCTAATGTTACGAGTATAAATGGCATCAGCCTTAGTGCTTTTAATCCGTTGTATGGTTCGACAAATAATCAAGCGATCTTCGGCGGTACAGCTTTTGACTATTTAACTCTAGCTGATGGCCGGGAGCTTTACTTCCAAGGCATTGAAAACCTTAAGTTTTCAGATGGTTCAAGATTAGAACTGCAAGTTCGCACCAATGACACTTACTTCGGCGAACAGTGGAATCTCCATGTATCTGATGTAGATAGTGCATGGCGTTTTACTCAAGGTTCTAAAAATGTGCTGTTGGTTTCTTTGGATACTGGAATTTTGACACAAGCTGGAGGGAGTGGCGGTATAACTGACATTTCAACAAGTAGGTTAATTACCGATCCATCCGATGATGATAACTACAACGATCATGGGCACGGGCATCTTTCTACCAGCATCATGTCTTCGACTGCTAACAACAACTCAGGTATTGCTGGCATTAACTGGAATAGCAATGTGTATATTAATGATGTTTACAACGGCGTATCTCTACAGCAAGGAATAAAGGATGCAATAAGTTACGCACGAGCAAATAATCAGCGGGTTGTTTTTCAGGGTGGAATTCAAGGTGAGGGTTGGCTTAATTATGGTGGCACGCAAGCGGAGCTAGAGCAATTAATCAAAAATAACTCCGATATTGCTTTTTTTGCTGTTGCCGCAGGTAATGGTGGCCCTGGCGGTAATCTTGACGATCCGGATTATCTAACCAGTGTTAGCGGTGTAGCTAAGTTAGAAACTACTCACAGCAATGTAGTATCTGTTGGGGCGCTTTTACCAGCAAAAGATAATGGTGGGTATTATGATTATTCCCCAAATTATGTCAATAACTTAAAGAACCCCCAAGGCGTAGCTCTTGCGCCATATTCCAACCGGGGTTCTAATTTAACCTTAGTTGCTGCTACAAATTCGCCAGCTATGAATAAGCTAGGGCAGATGGAAATATTTGGAGGAACGTCTTCCGCTAATCCCAATATGGCTGGAATTGCCTCTCTGGTTTGGAGCGTTAATAGTAACTTGGATGGTGGGCAAGTACGTCAAATTCTAGTTGATACAGCGATGGATTTGGGAACAACTGGCCGGGATAATACTTATGGCTATGGATTAGTTAATGCGGATGCGGCTGTGCGTCGTTCTTGGGCACTAGCGAGTAACTATAACCTTGCCAATCTTTATTCTAGTGTCTCATGGCTTGTGTGA
- a CDS encoding class I SAM-dependent methyltransferase: MNHLRPDIGYIPTALDLVNAMLALANVNSNDILYDLGSGDGRVAIAAAQQCGARGVGIDIDPERIRIAKENAFLAGVSDRVEFRQQNLFECDFSDATVIFLYLLPHLNLKLVPQLFCQLKPGTRIVSHDFDIGNWKPDRTIQMISSEDEESTLYYWVMPEDIPQV; this comes from the coding sequence ATGAACCACTTAAGGCCAGACATTGGTTACATTCCGACAGCTTTAGATCTTGTCAATGCAATGCTCGCTCTAGCCAATGTGAATTCTAATGACATTCTTTACGATTTGGGCAGTGGAGATGGACGAGTGGCGATCGCGGCGGCTCAACAGTGTGGTGCGCGGGGTGTCGGTATCGACATCGATCCAGAACGCATACGCATCGCTAAGGAAAACGCTTTTCTTGCTGGAGTTAGCGATCGCGTAGAGTTTCGCCAACAAAATTTGTTTGAGTGTGATTTCAGTGATGCTACGGTTATTTTTCTGTACCTATTACCCCATCTTAATCTCAAGCTAGTACCCCAACTATTTTGCCAGCTCAAGCCCGGTACGCGCATCGTGTCTCATGACTTCGACATAGGTAATTGGAAGCCCGATCGTACAATTCAAATGATTTCCTCAGAAGACGAAGAATCCACCCTCTACTACTGGGTAATGCCAGAGGATATTCCACAGGTCTAA
- a CDS encoding bromodomain-containing protein has translation MDIKYKWKNGAPPTRDEAARSEHLLDESQFNSEHDHQMAEQDARKHLGVPTETTDSDRPVLP, from the coding sequence ATGGATATCAAGTACAAGTGGAAAAATGGCGCTCCCCCAACCCGAGATGAAGCGGCACGGAGCGAACATCTACTAGATGAAAGTCAATTTAACAGCGAACACGACCACCAGATGGCAGAACAAGACGCTCGCAAGCATCTGGGCGTACCTACGGAAACTACAGATTCAGACCGACCTGTGTTACCATAA
- a CDS encoding RNA-binding S4 domain-containing protein, which produces MTTSGNTIKLDQFLKLLGVAETGGHAKLMIQGGEVKVNGTIETRRGRQLVEGDRVMVEGQTFSVNLGDS; this is translated from the coding sequence ATGACGACAAGCGGCAACACAATTAAACTCGACCAGTTTTTAAAGCTTCTAGGTGTAGCGGAAACTGGTGGGCACGCCAAACTGATGATTCAAGGGGGCGAGGTAAAAGTCAACGGCACGATCGAAACCCGACGAGGACGGCAATTAGTAGAAGGCGATCGCGTGATGGTTGAAGGGCAAACTTTTTCTGTTAATTTGGGCGATTCCTGA
- a CDS encoding GDSL-type esterase/lipase family protein, with the protein MSHFYLLATGLLTQGSISDGAIANPSTLPPDPPLAQFDAYDTEFLQLVGNHSVPSLELPTLEFSSLLDRPLADGSPIAGLPTSAIALNSQFSPESVVGSRETTALQNSKLSNPILLSDVKFTGSDIIKNSDNLSDFATIKPISGTQLFYQRVAALQSGQIYTRLPAYSFKSYWEKAKKKPAYEQWKRLLVKEAKAIAHGRGENRLAILVGDSLTLWFPQEKLPYGTLWLNQGISGDNSTGILKRLSAFSQTQPDAIYVLAGVNDLKQGATNEAILSNIRQIIRRLRLNHPRSEVVVQSILPTRVSTISNIRIRYLNRQIAAIAQQQGASYLDLHSRFTDLEGNLRADLTTDGVHLTRRGYDLWELALQK; encoded by the coding sequence ATGAGCCATTTTTATCTACTGGCTACAGGTCTTTTAACGCAAGGGTCAATATCAGATGGGGCGATCGCTAATCCTTCTACGCTACCACCAGACCCACCTTTAGCACAGTTTGATGCCTACGATACGGAGTTTTTGCAACTTGTTGGTAACCACAGCGTCCCTAGTTTAGAATTGCCGACTTTGGAATTCAGCAGTTTGTTGGATCGCCCGCTTGCTGATGGTTCCCCAATTGCAGGTTTGCCAACATCAGCGATCGCGCTCAACTCTCAATTTAGTCCTGAGTCGGTTGTTGGGAGTCGAGAAACTACTGCCCTACAAAACTCAAAACTATCTAATCCAATTCTTTTATCTGACGTAAAGTTTACCGGTTCAGATATTATCAAGAATTCAGATAATTTATCTGATTTTGCAACTATAAAACCCATCTCGGGAACTCAGCTATTTTACCAACGGGTAGCAGCGTTACAATCTGGGCAGATTTATACGCGCTTGCCTGCTTATAGCTTTAAATCCTATTGGGAGAAGGCTAAGAAAAAACCCGCCTATGAGCAGTGGAAGCGCTTATTAGTAAAGGAAGCAAAAGCGATCGCGCACGGTCGGGGCGAGAATCGTCTAGCTATCTTAGTTGGAGATTCTCTTACATTGTGGTTTCCTCAAGAGAAACTTCCCTATGGAACTTTGTGGCTAAATCAGGGAATTTCTGGGGATAATTCCACTGGTATTTTAAAAAGATTGTCAGCTTTTTCTCAAACACAACCCGATGCTATTTATGTTCTAGCTGGCGTCAATGATTTAAAACAAGGTGCTACAAACGAGGCGATTCTTAGTAATATCAGGCAGATAATTCGCCGCTTGCGCTTAAATCACCCACGTTCTGAGGTAGTTGTGCAATCAATTTTGCCCACGCGGGTGTCAACAATTTCTAACATTCGGATTCGTTATCTTAACAGGCAAATAGCTGCGATCGCTCAACAACAAGGGGCAAGCTATTTAGATCTTCATTCTCGTTTTACCGATCTTGAAGGCAATTTGCGTGCTGATTTGACAACAGATGGAGTGCATCTGACTCGTCGCGGCTACGATCTTTGGGAATTGGCCCTTCAGAAGTAG
- a CDS encoding CHASE3 domain-containing protein, with the protein MRVSLPDNEIDRIEALLQYKILDTAPEESFDDLTRLASYICETPIALISLIDTKRQWIKSKVGLDLVETPRDDAFCAHTILQSDVFIVPDALADERFATNPLVTSEPYIRFYAGIPVITPDGHALGALCAIDRVPRELSPKQLEALRTIARRVTQQLELRHNLESLKLAPTNEYKLAEKTRRKFFKKIAGGFGLTSTILVLIATVSYHSIREVINTSKQVAQTQKKITKLEELLSYMKDAETGQRGYIITGKNYYLEPYEVAVENVERQIDELRKLTADNPKHQQQIDILVPLIAAKSSELKQTIELRSTKGFEAALQVVLSDRGKSLMDNIRYTIREMENEEARLLNQRAAIAQTSARNTIVIVSAGIILTFVILALVYYLIYREMTDRKRAEQALKVQQQWLEVTLSSIGDAVITTDTSAVITFMNPVAQALTGWPINEAKERKIDEVFCIINEQTRQPAEIPVERALREGIVLELADNTILIQRDGREIPIDDSVAPIRSKNGVLQGAVLIFRDISKRKLAEAEMYKTLEKEKELNELKSRFVSMASHEFRTPLSTILFSAGLLEDYGHKLAEDKKITHLHRIQAGVQRMTELLDDVLLIGKAEAKKLEFKPALLDLENFCRELVEEIVLGVGIQHKVNFVVRNSLNSSSTGSYTNAHMDEKLLRHILNNLLSNAIKYSPEGSTVDFEINCEDEQAIFYIKDAGIGIPPEDLKRLYESFHRAKNVGTIRGTGLGLAIVKRSVDLHGGQIDVKSEVGVGTTFTVRLPLNNQEKN; encoded by the coding sequence ATGAGAGTATCGTTGCCTGATAACGAAATAGACAGAATCGAGGCGCTTTTGCAGTATAAAATCCTCGACACAGCACCTGAAGAGTCATTCGACGATCTCACCCGTTTAGCTTCTTATATTTGTGAAACTCCCATTGCTTTAATCAGCCTAATTGATACAAAACGCCAATGGATCAAGTCAAAAGTGGGTTTGGATCTTGTGGAAACACCCCGCGATGACGCCTTTTGCGCCCATACAATTTTACAATCTGACGTTTTTATAGTTCCTGATGCGCTAGCTGATGAACGGTTTGCCACTAACCCCCTAGTAACATCCGAACCCTATATACGGTTTTACGCGGGTATCCCCGTAATTACCCCTGATGGACACGCACTGGGAGCGCTCTGCGCGATCGATCGCGTACCAAGGGAACTCAGCCCGAAACAATTAGAGGCATTGCGAACGATTGCCCGCCGAGTAACCCAGCAACTAGAGCTACGGCACAACTTAGAAAGTCTGAAACTAGCACCGACTAATGAGTATAAGCTAGCAGAGAAAACGCGCAGGAAATTCTTTAAAAAAATTGCCGGAGGATTTGGGTTAACTTCGACAATTTTAGTTTTGATTGCTACAGTTTCATACCATAGCATCAGAGAAGTAATTAATACCAGCAAACAGGTTGCACAAACTCAAAAGAAGATCACCAAGCTTGAAGAATTACTCTCGTATATGAAGGATGCGGAGACTGGACAACGCGGCTATATTATTACTGGAAAAAATTATTATTTGGAACCTTACGAAGTTGCAGTTGAAAATGTCGAACGACAAATTGATGAGCTTAGGAAACTAACAGCAGATAACCCCAAACACCAGCAGCAGATTGATATCCTGGTTCCGCTGATTGCCGCAAAATCATCCGAACTCAAACAGACTATTGAATTGCGATCGACCAAAGGGTTTGAGGCTGCATTGCAAGTAGTGTTGAGCGATCGCGGAAAGTCACTTATGGATAATATCCGCTACACTATTCGCGAAATGGAGAATGAGGAGGCAAGACTATTAAACCAGCGCGCTGCAATTGCTCAAACCAGCGCCCGCAACACAATCGTTATAGTCTCGGCTGGCATCATCCTGACTTTTGTGATTCTCGCTTTGGTCTACTACTTAATTTATCGTGAGATGACCGATCGCAAGCGGGCAGAGCAGGCATTGAAAGTACAACAGCAGTGGCTAGAAGTTACGCTTTCAAGCATCGGTGATGCTGTCATTACCACTGACACATCAGCAGTTATCACTTTTATGAATCCTGTAGCACAAGCGCTAACAGGATGGCCTATTAACGAAGCTAAGGAACGAAAAATTGATGAGGTCTTTTGTATTATCAACGAGCAGACGCGACAGCCTGCTGAAATTCCTGTAGAACGGGCATTGCGCGAGGGTATTGTTCTTGAATTAGCTGATAATACAATTTTGATCCAAAGGGATGGTAGAGAAATACCAATTGATGACAGTGTTGCACCCATTCGCTCTAAAAATGGGGTGTTACAGGGAGCGGTGTTGATATTCCGCGACATCAGCAAGCGTAAGCTAGCTGAAGCGGAAATGTACAAAACGCTGGAAAAAGAAAAAGAACTCAACGAACTAAAATCCCGCTTTGTATCAATGGCTTCTCACGAATTCCGCACTCCGCTATCCACGATCTTATTTTCTGCCGGGTTGCTAGAAGATTATGGCCATAAATTAGCAGAAGATAAAAAAATCACTCATCTGCATCGCATTCAAGCAGGTGTTCAAAGGATGACGGAGTTGTTGGATGATGTGCTGCTTATCGGAAAAGCCGAAGCGAAAAAATTAGAGTTTAAACCAGCCCTCCTCGATCTAGAAAACTTCTGCCGCGAACTTGTGGAAGAAATTGTTTTGGGTGTTGGTATTCAACATAAGGTTAATTTCGTAGTACGCAATAGTTTGAATTCTAGCTCTACAGGGAGCTACACCAATGCTCATATGGATGAAAAGCTACTACGGCACATCCTCAATAATTTACTTTCAAATGCTATTAAGTATTCCCCTGAAGGTAGCACTGTAGATTTTGAAATTAATTGTGAGGATGAACAAGCCATCTTTTACATTAAAGACGCTGGCATAGGCATTCCTCCTGAAGATTTAAAAAGACTGTATGAGAGTTTTCATAGGGCGAAAAACGTCGGTACGATTCGGGGTACTGGTCTGGGATTAGCAATTGTTAAAAGGTCGGTTGACTTACATGGTGGTCAAATTGATGTCAAGAGTGAAGTTGGGGTTGGAACTACGTTTACTGTGAGGCTACCCTTGAACAATCAAGAAAAAAACTGA
- a CDS encoding glycoside hydrolase family 31 protein, which yields MPQYFGQLQKTEQPWSTLGPVQIINRDERCIRFACGGSLIVLSVLAPNLIRVRLTPTGDFMPRRSWAVTLDDGEWPTVPFELRESDEAVEIETQQMRACVYRNPCRIACFDKTGKPFAHDTDLGMGWRMGAVAAWKRIETDEHFYGFGERTGLLDKLSEVKTNWTTDALDYNSLTDEMYQAIPFFIGLRPELAYGIFFNTTFWSQFDIGAEKPGILRMETRGAELDYYIIYGPEPSQILSTYTELTGRMQLPPKWALGYHQCRWSYESEEIVRELAKEFRDRRIPCDVIHLDIDYMRGYRVFTWSPKRFANPAKLVGDLAQNGFKTVTIIDPGVKYEPEGDYHVFDEGIEHDYFVRKADGKLFHGYVWPEKSVFPDFMRSEVRKWWGDLQKSLTDVGVAGIWNDMNEPTIDERPFGDGGRKIAFPLDTPQGDAEEISNHAETHNLYGLMMSKACCEGLERSRPNERSFVLTRSGYAGIQRWSSVWMGDNQSLWEHLEMSLPMLCNMGLSGVAFVGCDVGGFAGNATAELFARWMQVAILYPLMRGHSAMSTARHEPWVFGDRTEKICREYINLRYQLLPYIYTLFWEATTTGAPILRPLLYHYPSDRHTYALYDQVLLGSALMAAPVYRPGVEYRAVYLPEGVWYDWWSGERYQGSTHILAHAPLEQMPLYVRAGAIIPLAPIVQYADERPLDELTLRIFPGNGEFTLYEDDGHSFEYQTGAWATTTYRVYSEGQQTIVEIAQREGNFTPAAREIIVQLVGVGEQRFRDDGTPRNLTF from the coding sequence ATGCCGCAATACTTCGGACAACTCCAAAAAACGGAACAGCCTTGGTCAACCCTTGGCCCGGTACAAATTATAAACCGCGACGAACGCTGCATTCGCTTCGCTTGTGGCGGTTCCCTCATCGTCCTCAGCGTCCTAGCGCCCAACTTAATCCGCGTGCGACTAACACCAACGGGCGATTTTATGCCGCGTCGATCTTGGGCAGTAACCCTAGATGATGGAGAATGGCCAACTGTACCGTTTGAGTTGCGAGAATCTGATGAAGCGGTAGAAATCGAAACCCAACAAATGCGTGCGTGCGTTTACCGCAACCCCTGTCGCATCGCCTGCTTCGATAAAACTGGCAAACCCTTCGCCCACGATACAGATTTAGGGATGGGTTGGCGCATGGGTGCTGTTGCTGCTTGGAAACGCATCGAAACTGACGAACACTTCTATGGCTTCGGCGAACGTACTGGGCTGCTTGACAAACTTAGCGAAGTAAAAACCAACTGGACAACTGACGCGCTTGACTATAATTCGCTTACAGATGAAATGTACCAGGCGATTCCATTTTTTATTGGTTTGCGCCCAGAATTAGCCTACGGTATCTTTTTTAACACAACCTTCTGGAGCCAGTTCGATATCGGCGCGGAAAAACCAGGTATCTTGCGAATGGAAACACGCGGGGCTGAACTAGATTACTACATCATCTACGGCCCCGAACCCTCACAAATTCTCAGTACCTACACTGAACTCACTGGTAGAATGCAACTACCGCCAAAATGGGCGCTGGGCTACCACCAATGTCGCTGGAGTTACGAGTCGGAAGAGATCGTGCGGGAATTGGCTAAGGAATTTCGCGATCGCCGCATTCCTTGCGATGTCATCCATCTCGATATCGACTATATGCGCGGCTACCGCGTGTTTACGTGGAGTCCCAAGCGCTTCGCCAATCCCGCAAAATTGGTGGGTGACTTAGCGCAAAATGGCTTTAAGACGGTGACAATTATCGATCCAGGCGTTAAATACGAGCCAGAGGGTGATTACCACGTATTCGACGAAGGTATCGAACACGACTACTTTGTGCGTAAAGCCGACGGAAAGCTATTTCACGGCTACGTCTGGCCTGAAAAGTCTGTATTTCCCGACTTTATGCGCTCTGAAGTGCGTAAGTGGTGGGGCGATTTGCAAAAAAGTTTAACTGATGTGGGTGTTGCTGGTATCTGGAACGACATGAACGAACCCACCATTGACGAGCGCCCATTTGGGGATGGTGGGAGAAAAATTGCCTTTCCCCTAGATACGCCGCAAGGTGACGCCGAGGAGATATCTAACCATGCGGAAACCCACAATTTGTATGGGTTGATGATGTCTAAGGCGTGTTGCGAAGGACTGGAGCGATCGCGCCCAAACGAGCGCTCGTTTGTCTTAACGCGATCGGGTTATGCTGGCATTCAGCGTTGGTCATCGGTGTGGATGGGTGACAACCAATCGCTGTGGGAACATCTAGAAATGTCGCTGCCCATGCTGTGTAATATGGGGCTGTCGGGCGTGGCTTTTGTGGGTTGCGATGTTGGCGGCTTTGCTGGAAATGCGACGGCTGAGTTGTTTGCGCGTTGGATGCAAGTGGCGATACTCTATCCATTGATGCGCGGACATTCAGCGATGAGTACGGCGCGACATGAACCTTGGGTATTTGGCGATCGCACCGAGAAAATTTGCCGCGAATATATCAATCTGCGATATCAGCTACTCCCCTACATCTACACCTTATTCTGGGAAGCAACAACAACAGGCGCACCGATATTGCGCCCTTTGCTCTATCATTATCCAAGCGATCGCCACACTTACGCCCTCTACGACCAAGTATTGCTCGGTTCGGCCCTAATGGCTGCACCAGTCTATCGTCCTGGCGTAGAGTACCGCGCCGTCTATCTTCCCGAAGGCGTTTGGTACGACTGGTGGAGTGGCGAACGTTACCAAGGCTCGACGCATATTTTAGCCCACGCACCCCTAGAGCAGATGCCCCTCTACGTGCGTGCTGGCGCTATTATTCCCCTCGCACCCATAGTGCAATATGCAGACGAGCGTCCTCTGGATGAGCTAACATTACGCATCTTCCCAGGAAACGGCGAATTTACCCTCTACGAAGACGACGGTCATAGCTTTGAATATCAGACAGGCGCTTGGGCAACAACAACTTATCGCGTTTATTCTGAAGGGCAACAAACAATAGTTGAAATTGCTCAACGTGAGGGCAATTTTACACCAGCAGCGCGGGAAATTATAGTGCAACTCGTTGGTGTGGGAGAACAACGATTCAGAGATGATGGCACGCCCCGTAACCTGACATTTTAA
- a CDS encoding alpha/beta fold hydrolase: MSSINKHILTVHLDIEPLRQVPQPAAYLEDVETSNATSLPPLLMLHGFMGTKACWLPLIEQLKSSRFQDSAWERRCISLDLMGFGESGKPAIRYDIAKEVAFVRCVVEALKLDPCYIIGHSFGGWVASAYALQYPNAVKGLILAAPAGIRDDSFCGRYDHLRPLLWPTPVVDWALRLAKPFANTTDKRATLDRISWFRQELMSQPAARSFLLDRMRPEDAIDTVEKEIHRLRVPTLVITGDGDETIPLWHSETYAKEIPAAQIAIIPGASHALPQNHASEMADLILQFLASSIQPFPALNHDISD, translated from the coding sequence ATGTCATCAATCAACAAACACATCCTGACGGTACACCTGGATATCGAGCCGCTCCGTCAAGTTCCCCAGCCAGCCGCCTACCTAGAAGATGTAGAGACTAGCAATGCAACGTCTCTACCACCGTTGCTGATGCTGCACGGCTTTATGGGCACTAAAGCTTGCTGGTTGCCGTTGATTGAACAGCTAAAATCCTCTCGTTTCCAGGACTCTGCCTGGGAACGTCGTTGCATCAGCTTAGACTTAATGGGTTTTGGCGAGTCAGGCAAACCAGCCATCCGCTACGACATCGCGAAGGAAGTCGCCTTCGTGCGTTGCGTCGTCGAGGCACTCAAGTTAGACCCCTGCTATATTATCGGACACTCGTTTGGCGGCTGGGTGGCGTCTGCTTATGCGTTGCAGTATCCCAATGCGGTTAAAGGCTTGATACTTGCAGCACCAGCAGGGATTCGAGATGATAGTTTTTGCGGTCGCTACGACCACTTGCGTCCTTTATTATGGCCTACACCTGTAGTTGATTGGGCGTTGCGGCTAGCCAAGCCATTTGCTAATACTACAGATAAACGCGCAACATTAGATAGAATTAGCTGGTTTAGACAAGAATTGATGTCACAGCCAGCAGCAAGATCGTTTTTACTCGACCGGATGCGACCTGAAGATGCAATTGATACAGTTGAGAAAGAAATTCATAGGCTGCGGGTTCCGACGCTGGTAATTACTGGTGACGGCGATGAAACTATTCCTCTGTGGCATAGCGAAACCTATGCTAAAGAAATTCCAGCCGCTCAGATAGCTATAATCCCAGGTGCAAGCCATGCATTGCCGCAAAATCATGCTTCGGAAATGGCAGATCTCATATTGCAATTCCTGGCGAGTTCAATTCAACCTTTCCCAGCATTAA